In the genome of Anaerolineales bacterium, one region contains:
- a CDS encoding cysteine desulfurase, translating into MASPSVYLDYAASSPVRPEVLAAMQPYFDLEYGNPSSIHALGQRAEAVIEHARADVAGVLGCRPEEVIFTSGGSESDNLALRGTAFAAREQRGASRILTTPVEHPAILRTAEALARHHGFTLDLLPVDAGGRVDPDEFRRRLSSDVAIASVIHANNEIGTLSPVVELARLCREQEIPFHSDAVQSAAHLDLRPLGSSGGMLLSIGGHKLYGPKGIGVLKRSLESELLPQVTGGGQEHGLRSGTHNVPLIAGMAAALKLAQASRPVDQARHAALRDMLLRRIPGEIPEARVTGHASQRLPNHTSFAFRGVDGTALVAALDRRGFACSSGSACKTGDPTPSGVLLALGLTPDWALGSLRVTVGRDTSADDIGAFLDTLPGVIQALRAAGPG; encoded by the coding sequence ATGGCCTCACCATCGGTCTACCTGGACTACGCGGCAAGCTCGCCTGTCCGCCCCGAGGTGCTGGCGGCGATGCAGCCGTACTTCGACCTCGAGTACGGGAACCCATCTTCCATCCATGCCCTGGGCCAGCGGGCCGAAGCCGTCATCGAGCACGCACGGGCGGACGTTGCCGGCGTGCTCGGGTGCCGGCCGGAGGAGGTCATCTTCACGAGCGGGGGCTCCGAGAGCGACAACCTTGCGCTGCGAGGCACAGCTTTTGCGGCCCGTGAGCAGCGCGGCGCCTCCCGGATCCTGACCACGCCCGTCGAACATCCTGCCATCCTTCGGACGGCCGAGGCCCTCGCTCGGCATCATGGCTTCACCCTCGACTTGCTCCCGGTGGATGCCGGTGGGCGCGTCGACCCAGATGAATTTCGCCGCCGGCTGTCATCTGACGTCGCCATCGCCTCGGTGATCCACGCCAACAACGAAATTGGGACCCTCAGCCCCGTGGTCGAGCTAGCCCGCCTGTGCCGGGAGCAAGAGATCCCCTTTCACTCTGACGCCGTCCAATCCGCAGCCCACCTCGACCTGCGCCCGCTGGGCTCGTCTGGCGGGATGCTGTTGTCGATTGGCGGCCACAAACTCTACGGCCCCAAAGGCATTGGCGTCCTCAAACGCAGCCTGGAGTCCGAGCTTCTTCCCCAGGTCACCGGCGGCGGACAGGAGCACGGCCTGCGCTCCGGCACCCACAACGTCCCGCTGATTGCAGGCATGGCCGCCGCCCTCAAGCTGGCCCAGGCCTCCCGCCCCGTCGACCAGGCCCGCCATGCGGCGCTGCGCGACATGCTCCTGCGCAGGATCCCGGGCGAAATTCCCGAGGCCCGAGTCACGGGCCACGCCAGTCAGCGCCTGCCCAACCACACCTCCTTTGCCTTTCGCGGTGTTGATGGCACTGCTTTGGTCGCCGCCCTGGACCGCAGGGGATTCGCCTGCTCATCAGGCTCGGCCTGCAAGACCGGCGATCCCACTCCTTCGGGCGTGCTGCTGGCGCTCGGCCTGACTCCCGATTGGGCCCTCGGCTCCTTGCGAGTGACGGTCGGGCGGGATACAAGTGCCGACGATATCGGCGCCTTCCTGGATACCCTCCCCGGCGTGATCCAGGCCTTGCGAGCGGCCGGGCCCGGCTAG
- the mnmA gene encoding tRNA 2-thiouridine(34) synthase MnmA, protein MSGGVDSSVAATLLAGAGDQVFGLMLRLWSDPDRGVNRCCAPEDVVRARQTAATLGIPFYVLDAQEPFREAVVETFVRGYAQGLTPNPCFTCNREIRWGFLLRQALAMGATHLATGHYAQTDLRRGSWRLLRGRDPTKDQSYVLSVLGQHELAHALFPLGRMTKHEVRSLARDRDLPAKDRADSQDLCFLGGGDYRDFLADRVPDAHTPGPILNSQGESIGVHAGLSNYTVGQRKGIRLATPSALYVLEKRPEANVLVVGPRPALGRSEFPVGDLHWVAGRPPSSLRGLRVQVRYRSPAVPATIELLKPSQALVRTADPVAEVSPGQGAVFFRGSECLGGGMILP, encoded by the coding sequence ATGAGCGGCGGTGTCGACAGTTCCGTCGCTGCTACCCTGCTGGCCGGTGCCGGCGACCAGGTCTTCGGCCTGATGCTTCGCCTGTGGAGTGATCCCGACCGCGGGGTCAACCGCTGCTGTGCGCCCGAGGACGTGGTCCGGGCCCGCCAGACCGCCGCCACCCTGGGAATCCCGTTCTACGTCCTCGACGCCCAAGAGCCCTTTCGGGAGGCTGTGGTTGAGACGTTTGTGCGTGGCTATGCGCAAGGGCTCACCCCCAATCCATGCTTCACCTGCAACCGCGAGATCCGCTGGGGTTTTCTGCTGCGCCAAGCCCTGGCGATGGGCGCCACCCACCTGGCGACCGGCCACTACGCCCAAACCGACCTCAGGCGTGGCTCCTGGCGGCTGCTGCGCGGCCGCGACCCCACCAAGGATCAATCGTATGTCCTCTCCGTCCTCGGTCAGCACGAACTCGCCCATGCCCTATTCCCGCTCGGCCGGATGACCAAGCACGAGGTCCGCAGCCTCGCCCGGGATCGGGACTTGCCCGCCAAGGATCGGGCAGACAGCCAAGACCTGTGCTTCCTCGGCGGTGGCGATTACCGGGACTTCCTCGCCGACCGAGTCCCCGATGCTCACACGCCGGGTCCCATCCTCAACTCCCAGGGCGAGTCGATCGGGGTACACGCGGGCCTGTCCAACTACACCGTCGGCCAACGCAAAGGCATCCGCCTGGCCACGCCGTCGGCGCTGTATGTTCTCGAAAAGCGTCCCGAGGCCAATGTCCTTGTCGTTGGCCCCAGGCCCGCCCTCGGGCGATCGGAGTTCCCGGTGGGCGACCTGCACTGGGTGGCAGGCCGCCCGCCATCATCCTTGCGCGGCCTGAGGGTGCAGGTGCGCTACCGCTCGCCAGCAGTCCCGGCTACAATCGAATTGTTGAAGCCATCCCAGGCGCTGGTACGCACGGCCGACCCCGTGGCAGAGGTCTCCCCGGGACAGGGTGCGGTTTTCTTTCGTGGATCAGAGTGTCTGGGCGGCGGGATGATCCTTCCATGA